The proteins below are encoded in one region of Triticum aestivum cultivar Chinese Spring chromosome 1B, IWGSC CS RefSeq v2.1, whole genome shotgun sequence:
- the LOC123075653 gene encoding uncharacterized protein, producing MDSSTKLFHEWEIQILVLLSFTLQLFLFFAGRLRRQSSSGFLRLSTWAAYLGADLAAVYALGYLSKRQDDTTETNILTRTQPLAIFWAPFLLIHLGGQDTITAFAMEDNNLWLRHLLNLVTQVVIALYVFWKSIGKHSANLLFAGSFVFVAGIIKYGERTWSLKCGSLKSLESTDAKRYRKQLPEGISDDDGFVRAALDSMHHTIDILSECSMFGSKREELAEIDKTDQVIRMVKLQLGMMYDDLYTKALVLTTRSGVILRCISQASIIVAFALFLANDKERYNKADTIITYSLFAGCFFLEVCSIFVSMMSPWTWTWLKIHKWDTLAWFSWFVFRWDIGYPRMEQRWPNAIGQYNFHGWVTNSNLQPRTHSQRIMMVFRKFVGLFGVQKRKIFWMSKLLDTEYMDADNMIVEYIVKEISLLNSESSDDKAQGWQSISSHVKTAMNNCLKVFGYSIVVMHLLTEAHLQQYASSRSDIETNRPRADVPVGLMEVCRKLSNYMMYLMVHHPSMLPLSMSATASFDNFHKPENAENACDELELEASKETLEELARMWTRLLVYAAGKSRAAMHAAQLSGGGELITFAWLLMAHMEMGDTGSKRFHLTTDDFHAETNLTNVYLFYVPSEDQISGAENR from the coding sequence ATGGACAGTTCGACCAAACTATTCCATGAGTGGGAAATCCAGATACTTGTGCTACTCAGCTTCACACTACAATTGTTCCTCTTCTTTGCTGGCAGGCTTCGGCGCCAAAGCAGCAGTGGGTTCCTGAGACTCTCCACCTGGGCAGCTTACTTAGGGGCAGATTTGGCAGCAGTTTATGCACTGGGCTATCTCTCAAAGCGTCAAGACGACACCACTGAAACGAACATACTTACAAGAACCCAACCACTAGCTATCTTTTGGGCACCATTTCTTCTCATCCATCTTGGCGGGCAGGACACCATCACTGCTTTCGCCATGGAGGACAACAACTTGTGGTTGAGGCATCTGTTGAATCTGGTGACGCAAGTTGTCATAGCTTTATATGTTTTCTGGAAATCCATCGGAAAACACAGTGCAAACCTTCTATTTGCGGGTAGCTTTGTGTTTGTTGCTGGAATTATCAAGTATGGGGAAAGAACATGGTCTCTCAAGTGTGGCAGCCTTAAAAGTCTTGAGAGCACAGATGCAAAACGTTACAGAAAACAATTGCCCGAAGGAATCTCGGATGATGATGGGTTTGTCCGTGCTGCTCTTGATTCCATGCATCATACCATTGATATCTTATCCGAGTGTAGCATGTTTGGGTCCAAAAGAGAAGAATTAGCGGAGATAGACAAAACTGACCAAGTGATTCGGATGGTCAAGCTTCAGCTTGGAATGATGTATGATGATCTCTACACCAaggcccttgtgctcaccactcGGAGCGGAGTTATACTTAGGTGCATCTCTCAGGCATCTATTATTGTTGCTTTTGCACTCTTCCTTGCAAATGACAAAGAGAGGTATAACAAAGCTGACACTATCATTACCTATTCATTGTTTGCCGGGTGCTTTTTCCTAGAAGTCTGTTCAATATTTGTTTCCATGATGTCACCTTGGACATGGACATGGTTGAAGATTCACAAGTGGGACACACTTGCCTGGTTCTCGTGGTTTGTCTTTCGTTGGGACATCGGATACCCAAGGATGGAACAGCGGTGGCCAAATGCGATTGGACAGTACAACTTCCATGGTTGGGTGACTAACAGCAACCTGCAGCCAAGAACACACAGTCAACGAATAATGATGGTATTCAGAAAGTTTGTGGGTTTGTTTGGTGTCCAAAAGAGGAAAATATTTTGGATGAGCAAGTTATTAGACACTGAGTACATGGATGCAGATAACATGATTGTGGAGTATATTGTAAAAGAGATTAGTCTCTTAAATTCTGAATCCAGCGACGATAAAGCCCAAGGATGGCAGAGCATTAGCTCCCATGTGAAAACAGCAATGAACAACTGCCTTAAAGTTTTTGGTTATAGTATTGTCGTGATGCATCTATTAACTGAGGCACATCTTCAACAATATGCTTCTTCCCGTTCTGACATAGAGACAAATCGTCCAAGGGCAGATGTACCTGTTGGTCTGATGGAGGTATGCCGGAAGCTTTCAAACTACATGATGTACCTTATGGTTCACCACCCTTCCATGCTGCCGCTATCTATGAGCGCGACAGCTAGCTTCGATAACTTTCACAAACCTGAAAATGCTGAAAATGCCTGTGATGAATTGGAGTTGGAGGCAAGCAAGGAAACACTAGAGGAGTTAGCACGCATGTGGACGCGGCTCCTTGTTTACGCTGCAGGCAAGTCGAGGGCGGCGATGCATGCTGCGCAGCTGAGCGGTGGAGGAGAGCTCATCACGTTCGCCTGGCTACTCATGGCACACATGGAGATGGGGGATACTGGCAGTAAAAGATTCCATCTTACCACTGATGATTTTCATGCGGAAACAAACTTGACTAATGTATACCTCTTCTATGTTCCCTCAGAAGACCAGATATCAGGTGCTGAAAATCGGTAA